The window TTGAGAGAGTTAATTCGAGAGTTCGTAAAACCCGATAGATAGTAGGGCAACTCCGCTTTACTCCATTGCCGCGACATCTCATCCCCACCTTGTAGAAGGATGGGGATTTCCCGTCTAGTTAGTTAAATTACTGGCCCAAAGACTATGTGGGCGAACCGCTGTTCGCCCCTACGCAAGATCTGATACCGAGGTTAGGGAATTGCTCTGGCCCGGTTCTAAGCTTGGTGGTTCACGATCCGAGCGAAGCTCTTGGGGTCTAGACTGGCCCCGCCGACTAAAGCACCGTCGATCTCTGGTTGAGCCATAATTTCGTCGATGTTGTCTGGTTTGACAGACCCACCGTACTGAATTGAGACATTGGCATTGGTCAATTTCTGACGAATTAAACCAATGACGCGATTGGCTTCTGTTGTTTCGCAAGTATCGCCAGTGCCGATCGCCCAGATCGGTTCGTAGGCAATCACCAAATTCTGCTGGTCAACTCCTACCAAGTCTTGGGCCAACTGGTTAAAAATCACGGCTTCGGTTTCGCCCGCGTCTCGCTGTTGCTTGGTTTCACCTACACACAAGATGGGGGTGAGGCTATGCCGTTGGGCTGCTTTTAGGCGCAGGTTTACAGTTTCGTCGGTTTCGCCAAAGTACTGTCGGCGTTCGCTGTGACCGACGACTACGAAGCGCACGCCAATTTCGGCTAGCATGGCACCCGCAATTTCACCCGTATAGGCACCCGCATCTTCCCAGTGAACGTTCTGAGCGCCCAACTGGACTCGACTGCCATGCAGACTCTTCGACAATAGCCCTAAATTTGTAAATGGAGCGCAAACGACTACTTCCCGCTCATCTGGGGTTGCATCCAATTCGGACATAAATCCTTGCAAAAACTCCAGGGACTCTGCCTGGGTTTTGTACATTTTCCAGTTGCCAGCAATAACGATTTTGCGCACGGGTGCTTCAGCCAAACTCACAACACTTTGAAATGCAACCTCCAGTTTAAGGCTTTCGGGGGGCAGTTTTACCTATTCTTGTCGTTGAGAAATTAAACTCAAAGCGATCGCCCTTCCTTAAAGTTAGGAAAAAGCGATCGCTTCCTGAGACTTCTAGTGAGTGACTTGAATCACCACCCACTAAAACTTGAGGTTACTTAGATTCCACAGTTACAGCTTCACGGGCGGCAGCAGCTTCCTCTGGGTGGATGCCCAGACGGGTGAGATTGACGCGGCCACGATTGTCAATTTCGCGGATCTTCACCACGACTTCATCGCCCACGGCAACTTCATCTTCCACCTTACCGACACGGTGCTCGGCCAACTGAGAAATGTGGATCATGCCTTCCTTTCCAGGGAGGAACTCCACAAACGCCCCAATCGGAATAATCCGAGTCACACGGCCTGCGTAAACATCTCCTGCATTTAGCTTGCGCGTCA of the Trichocoleus desertorum ATA4-8-CV12 genome contains:
- the tpiA gene encoding triose-phosphate isomerase, which produces MRKIVIAGNWKMYKTQAESLEFLQGFMSELDATPDEREVVVCAPFTNLGLLSKSLHGSRVQLGAQNVHWEDAGAYTGEIAGAMLAEIGVRFVVVGHSERRQYFGETDETVNLRLKAAQRHSLTPILCVGETKQQRDAGETEAVIFNQLAQDLVGVDQQNLVIAYEPIWAIGTGDTCETTEANRVIGLIRQKLTNANVSIQYGGSVKPDNIDEIMAQPEIDGALVGGASLDPKSFARIVNHQA